Proteins found in one Pyrus communis chromosome 15, drPyrComm1.1, whole genome shotgun sequence genomic segment:
- the LOC137718804 gene encoding uncharacterized protein yields MEWRKCYLDVILVPLGFLITVSYHAWLWHKVRTDPRSTIIGINTSGRRFWVSAMMKDNEKKNILAVQTLRNTIMGSTLMATTSILLCSGLAAVISSTYSVKKPLNDTVYGAHGEFMVALKYVTLLTIFLFSFMCHSLSIRFINQVNILINTPQDPMSLVTPEYVSELLEKGYLLNTAGNRLFYAALPLVLWIFGPVLVFLCSVTMVPVLYNLDFVFSSSTEKRKMDIGNENRDEFV; encoded by the exons atggaatggAGAAAATGCTACTTGGATGTCATTCTTGTACCACTAGGGTTTCTCATAACTGTTTCTTATCATGCTTGGTTATGGCATAAAGTTCGGACTGACCCACGATCAACCATCATCGGCATAAACACCAGCGGACGACGATTTTGGGTCTCGGCAATGATGAAG GACAATGAAAAGAAGAACATCCTGGCCGTCCAAACCCTCCGTAACACGATCATGGGATCAACCCTAATGGCCACTACATCAATCCTCTTATGCTCCGGCCTAGCAGCCGTGATCAGCAGCACATACAGTGTGAAGAAACCGCTCAATGACACTGTTTACGGAGCTCACGGGGAATTCATGGTTGCTTTAAAATACGTTACCCTACTCACAATTTTCCTCTTCTCATTCATGTGTCACTCGCTTTCAATCAGGTTCATAAACCAAGTGAACATCCTAATTAACACTCCACAAGACCCCATGTCCTTGGTGACTCCAGAGTATGTGTCTGAGCTTTTAGAAAAGGGTTACTTGTTAAACACTGCGGGGAACAGGTTGTTTTATGCAGCACTGCCTCTTGTGCTATGGATATTTGGACCGGTTTTGGTGTTTTTGTGTTCTGTCACAATGGTTCCCGTGCTTTACAATTTGGACTTTGTGTTTAGTAGTAGCACTGAGAAGAGAAAAATGGATATTGGTAATGAAAATAGGGATGAATTTGTATGA